The Euzebyales bacterium nucleotide sequence CGGCCGTGGACGGCGGGGCGTCCACGGTCACGGCCTCGTCGTCCGACTGCCTCGTGCCGGCTCCCACGGCGCTCACCGTCGGCTCCGCCGGCCACCGGCGCCGGCCGCCTCGGCCTGCGCCACCTCGAGCAGGTAGTCGTCCGCCCGTTCGTCCCACTCCATGGTCAGCAGCCCCCGTGCTTTCGCGGCCTTGCAGAACTGCAGGAACCCACTGAACCCGAACGCCTTCTCGCTGAAGTCCGGCTGCCGCTTGCGCAGCTGGTCCTTCAGTCCCGACAGTGGTGGTCCCGACCCCTCCGTGCTGAGGTCGCGGACGACGTCGACGAGGAGCGCGAACGCATGCTCCTCGTTGCTGCCCTCGGCCGGGAAGCCGACCTCCGGGTCCCCCGCTGCGGGTCCGGGCGTCGTCTCGATCACCTTGCGCGACTCGAGGTGGCGCAGCAGCTCACCGAACCCACGGAAGCCGAAGTCCGCCTCGCTGAAGGTCGG carries:
- a CDS encoding OST-HTH/LOTUS domain-containing protein, with amino-acid sequence GDIETLSRQITQTLAGLNRSTTGPVLSSTLKRAMLRKDPTFSEADFGFRGFGELLRHLESRKVIETTPGPAAGDPEVGFPAEGSNEEHAFALLVDVVRDLSTEGSGPPLSGLKDQLRKRQPDFSEKAFGFSGFLQFCKAAKARGLLTMEWDERADDYLLEVAQAEAAGAGGRRSRR